TGTTGGATTCGGAGCTAGAGATGCGGAAGGGACTACTGGTCTGACAGAGTTCCAGGTTGGTCAGCAATTCCAGGATAAAGATGAGGCCCTTTTAAGTGTGAAGACTTACAGCATCCGGCGAGGGGTACAGTACAAGGTGGTGGAGTCCGATCACCGCCGGTATGTGGGCAAGTGTTCGGAGTTTGGGAATGGGTGCACATGGTTGATTCGACTGAGTCTCCGGAAGCGCAAGGGCATTTGGGAGGTCAAACGGTACAATGGACCTCACACTTGCCTGGCCACATCCATCTCGAGTGACCACAGGAGTTTGGATTATCATGTGATTTCCGCGTTCATTATGCCAATGGTTAGGGCCGATGCATCCGTGAGCATCAAGGTGCTCCTGAACGCCACGGCAGCGCACTTTGGTTTTAAGCCGACTTACCGGAGGGTTTGGATGGCGAAGCAGAAATCTATTGCCCTCATATACGGTGACTGGGATGAGTCCTACAACGACCTGCCTAGGTGGGTCTTGGGTGTCCAGCTGACGATGCCTGGGAGTGTTGCGGTCCTGAAGACGAGCCCGGTTCGAGTTGGAGGACAGGTGGACGAATCTCAAGCGTACTTCCACAGACTTTTCTGGACTTTCCCGCCCTGCATCGAGGCATTCCGTCATTGCAAGCCGCTAATCAGCATTGACGGCACACATTTGTATGGGAAGTATGGGGGAACGTTGCTCATCGCGATTGCACAGGATGGGAACTCCAACATTCTACCTGTGGCATTCGCACTAGTAGAGGGTGAGAATGCGGAGTCCTGGACATTCTTTCTCTCGCACCTTCGACAGCACGTGACCCCGCAGCCCGGTCTGCTGGTTATATCGGACAGGCACAACGGCATCAAGGCTGCGCTTGAGGCTCCTGACGGCGGTTGGCTACCTCCATCTGCGTACCGTGCATTCTGCATACGACACGTAGCGGCTAATTTTGCCCTAACCTTCAAGGGCAAAGACGCTAGGAGGCTACTAGTGAACGCGGCGTATGCGAAGACCGAGGTTGAATTTGATTACTGGTTTGATATCCTGCGATCTGAAGATCCGGCGATGTGTGAATGGGCGAACCGGATTGATTACTCGTTGTGGACTCAGCATCGTGATGAGGGGCGGAGATTCGGTCACATGACGACGAACATCTCCGAGTGTGTGAACTCTATCCTGAAGGGGGTCAGAAATCTCCCTGTAGCATCCCTGGTGAAGGCAACATATTGTAGGCTTGCGGAACTGTTTGTTCGCAAGGGGAGAGAGGCTGAGGCCCAGATGGGAACAGGACAACAATTCAGTCAGCATTTGGTGAAGTGTATTGAGGCCAACATGAAGACGGCCAGGTGCTTCACGGTGACGCTGTATGACCGGGATAACTCCGAGTTCACTGTAGCAGAGACAACTCCGACTGGTTCTTTCTCCTTGGGTACTTACAGAGTATCACTTGCCTCTCGGACATGTGACTGCGGGTACTTCCAGGCTCTTCATTTCCCGTGTCAGCACGCACTTGCGTGCTGTGCATACTCACGGGTCACCTGGACCTCTTACGTTCACAGCGTCTATCAGATTAGCTCGGTCTTCAATGTGTATCGGATGGGATTCACACCTCCCATCCCGGAGGGCTTCTAGCCACCTTACGACGGGCCCACGGTGATTCCAGACCCTGCCATGAGGCGTGCCAGAGAGGGTCGTCCTAGATCCACTAGGATACAGACGAATATGGACGAGGCGGATCCGAATCGGCCAAAGAGGTGCGGCCTATGTCGCCAACCCGGACACACGCGACGTAGTTGCCCACAGGTTGGAGGCTCGTCTCAGACAGGACACCATTAGTATGCATGTTGTTAGTGTTAGCATTATCTACATTAG
Above is a genomic segment from Arachis stenosperma cultivar V10309 chromosome 1, arast.V10309.gnm1.PFL2, whole genome shotgun sequence containing:
- the LOC130975716 gene encoding uncharacterized protein LOC130975716 gives rise to the protein MASEESFVVLVHHRGSVNRKTRSGVKFTDKNPLCIVITSTTSYDDLVSAVLMKLGLEGAKRVKKFFYRIPVTVLQNTVKYDCFTINNDADLQVMYLCRRQFPEVRTRELLARLVDVVSSSGGSNMNTNTIANAAGSSSRPAVASSSVPVYEPVVQHVASPSFAVDLNATEGDEVVERENLPNALLGVAPVGVGDGFLDDEDEDDVEPDMIDDDSADDIGATGPALEVGGSSSGTQQYPPHFSSLDLDAMRHEGVLGHAVGFGARDAEGTTGLTEFQVGQQFQDKDEALLSVKTYSIRRGVQYKVVESDHRRYVGKCSEFGNGCTWLIRLSLRKRKGIWEVKRYNGPHTCLATSISSDHRSLDYHVISAFIMPMVRADASVSIKVLLNATAAHFGFKPTYRRVWMAKQKSIALIYGDWDESYNDLPRWVLGVQLTMPGSVAVLKTSPVRVGGQVDESQAYFHRLFWTFPPCIEAFRHCKPLISIDGTHLYGKYGGTLLIAIAQDGNSNILPVAFALVEGENAESWTFFLSHLRQHVTPQPGLLVISDRHNGIKAALEAPDGGWLPPSAYRAFCIRHVAANFALTFKGKDARRLLVNAAYAKTEVEFDYWFDILRSEDPAMCEWANRIDYSLWTQHRDEGRRFGHMTTNISECVNSILKGVRNLPVASLVKATYCRLAELFVRKGREAEAQMGTGQQFSQHLVKCIEANMKTARCFTVTLYDRDNSEFTVAETTPTGSFSLGTYRVSLASRTCDCGYFQALHFPCQHALACCAYSRVTWTSYVHSVYQISSVFNVYRMGFTPPIPEGF